From one Lotus japonicus ecotype B-129 chromosome 3, LjGifu_v1.2 genomic stretch:
- the LOC130749672 gene encoding cytochrome P450 76T24-like gives MDYLKFIPLISFVYACIHILFSSLSSKNTKCPKLPPGPPCYPIIGNILQLGTFKLHQALTKLSKKYGPIMTVRIGTITTVVISSPTIAKAALHKHDQDLANRLIPDSVQALSHDKASLIFMPVSAKWKIYRKICATTIFSSQKLDSTQSLRREKLRELLAYLQECCKKGEAIDIGETAFTTVLNSISNTLFSTDMASYTSGSSQKFRNVISLMLAEATKPNIADYYTVLRCFDPQGARRRMENYYQTLFTLFESIIEERIQQKDSTEGDVLDSFLNITREENSEITRHDVLHLFLDLFVAGIDTTSATIEWTMAELLHNPDKLMKTRKELQQVLGKNGEPKDSDITKLPYLQAVVKETLRLHPSAPILVHKSVAEVDMCGFRVPNDAQVLINVWSMGHDSRIWTDPNLFLPERFLENEEDFRGEDLGFIPFGAGRRMCPGIPLAYRVVHTMLATLLYHFDWKLADGQKPEAMDMEEKFGITLHKVKPLMAIPVKE, from the exons ATGGACTACTTGAAATTCATCCCACTAATTTCCTTTGTATATGCATGCATCCACATCCTGTTCTCTAGCCTTAGCAGCAAAAACACAAAATGTCCCAAACTCCCACCAGGGCCTCCCTGTTATCCTATAATTGGAAACATATTGCAACTTGGCACATTCAAGCTGCACCAAGCACTCACCAAACTCTCCAAAAAATATGGACCTATTATGACTGTTAGAATAGGCACCATCACCACTGTGGTAATTTCCTCCCCAACCATAGCCAAAGCAGCACTTCACAAACATGACCAAGACTTAGCTAACAGATTAATACCAGATTCTGTCCAAGCACTTTCCCATGACAAAGCCTCTCTAATCTTCATGCCTGTATCAGCAAAGTGGAAAATCTATAGAAAAATCTGTGCCACCACAATCTTCTCTTCTCAGAAGCTTGATTCTACTCAATCCCTTCGCCGCGAAAAGCTAAGAGAACTGCTTGCTTACTTGCAAGAATGTTGCAAGAAGGGTGAAGCTATTGATATTGGTGAGACTGCATTCACCACAGTGCTTAACTCAATATCAAACACCCTTTTTTCCACTGACATGGCTAGCTACACCTCTGGTTCTTCCCAAAAATTTAGGAATGTAATTTCCTTGATGCTTGCGGAAGCTACAAAGCCGAACATTGCAGATTATTATACAGTCTTGCGTTGCTTTGATCCGCAGGGTGCGCGCCGGAGGATGGAAAACTATTACCAGACCTTGTTTACACTTTTTGAGTCCATCATTGAAGAAAGAATTCAACAGAAAGATTCTACTGAAGGGGACGTGTTGGACTCATTTCTCAATATCACCAGAGAGGAAAACTCTGAAATAACACGCCATGATGTGTTGCATCTATTTCTG GACTTATTTGTTGCCGGGATAGACACAACATCAGCCACAATAGAATGGACTATGGCAGAGTTGCTACACAACCCAGACAAATTGATGAAAACTAGGAAGGAACTTCAACAAGTCCTTGGGAAAAATGGAGAACCTAAAGATTCAGATATCACTAAGCTCCCTTACCTACAGGCAGTTGTGAAAGAAACCCTTAGATTGCACCCATCAGCCCCTATACTAGTCCACAAATCAGTGGCTGAGGTAGACATGTGTGGCTTCAGGGTACCCAATGATGCACAAGTTCTGATTAATGTGTGGAGCATGGGACATGACTCAAGAATTTGGACTGACCCAAATTTGTTTCTACCTGAAAGGTTTTtagaaaatgaagaggatttcaGAGGAGAAGATTTGGGATTCATCCCTTTTGGAGCTGGTAGAAGAATGTGTCCTGGTATTCCACTTGCCTACAGAGTTGTTCATACCATGCTCGCAACACTCCTGTACCATTTTGATTGGAAGTTAGCAGATGGGCAAAAACCAGAAGCCATGGACATGGAAGAAAAATTTGGCATTACATTACACAAGGTCAAGCCTCTCATGGCTATTCCAGTCAAAGAATAG
- the LOC130748902 gene encoding cytochrome P450 76T24-like has product MDYMKFILLISFLYAVIHILFSSLNRKNTKSPKLPPGPPCYPLIGNILQLDTSNLPQSLSKLSQKYGPIMTVKVGTIKTVVISSPTLAKETLHKNGPALNTRFTPDSVKALSHEEASVLYMAVSPKWNAFRKVCGTKIFSSQNLHSSQSLRREKLKELILHLKENCREGKGVDIADATFTTVLNSMSNTFFSVDFARYCSVSSKKFRDVISSVLVETSKPNIADYGSIFSRFDPQGARRRMRSYYQVLLADFESIIEERLQKKDPIEGSDVLDSLLEYTRKEKSELTCNDLLHLFLDLFIAGLDSTSSTVEWALAGLLQNPEKLKKTMKELQQVLSKDGELTDSDINKLPYLQAVVKETLRLHPPGPLLAYKSVAEVEICGFRLPKDATVLVNVWGMGHDSSIWTDPNLFLPERFLEGEDNLREDIGFNPFGAGRRICPGVPFAHRVVHTMLATLLYHFDWKLADGQKSEAMDMTEKFMVTLSKGKPLMAIPVKE; this is encoded by the exons ATGGACTACATGAAATTCATCCTACTAATTTCCTTTCTATATGCAGTCATCCACATCCTATTCTCCAGCCTTAACAGAAAAAACACAAAATCTCCCAAACTCCCACCAGGTCCTCCCTGTTATCCATTAATTGGAAACATATTGCAACTTGACACATCCAATCTTCCCCAATCACTAAGCAAACTCTCCCAAAAATATGGACCAATCATGACAGTTAAGGTAGGCACCATCAAAACTGTTGTAATTTCCTCCCCAACCTTAGCCAAAGAAACACTTCACAAAAATGGGCCAGCCTTGAACACCAGATTCACACCTGATTCTGTCAAAGCACTCTCACATGAAGAAGCTTCAGTTCTATACATGGCTGTTTCACCAAAATGGAATGCCTTTAGAAAAGTTTGTGGCACCAAGATATTCTCTTCTCAAAACCTTCATTCCTCTCAATCCCTTCGCAGAGAGAAACTCAAGGAGCTGATTCTTCACTTGAAAGAAAATTGCCGAGAGGGTAAAGGTGTTGATATTGCTGATGCTACGTTTACTACAGTGCTGAACTCAATGTCAAACACATTTTTTTCAGTTGATTTTGCTCGCTATTGCTCTGTTTCTTCTAAGAAATTCAGGGATGTGATTTCGAGTGTGCTGGTGGAAACTTCAAAGCCTAATATTGCAGATTATGGTTCAATTTTTAGTAGATTTGATCCGCAGGGAGCAAGAAGAAGGATGAGAAGCTATTACCAGGTTTTGCTTGCAGATTTTGAGTCTATCATTGAAGAAAGGCTTCAGAAGAAAGATCCAATTGAAGGAAGTGATGTGCTGGACTCGCTTCTTGAGTACACTCGGAAGGAAAAGTCTGAGTTGACTTGCAATGATCTGTTACATCTGTTTCTG GACTTATTCATTGCTGGGTTGGATTCAACATCATCCACTGTAGAATGGGCATTGGCAGGGTTGCTACAGAACCCAGAGAAGTTGAAGAAAACCATGAAGGAACTTCAACAAGTCCTTAGCAAAGATGGAGAACTTACAGATTCAGATATTAACAAGCTCCCTTATCTACAGGCTGTTGTTAAAGAAACCCTTCGGTTGCATCCACCAGGCCCCTTACTAGCCTACAAATCAGTGGCTGAAGTAGAAATTTGTGGCTTCAGGCTACCCAAAGATGCAACTGTTCTTGTGAATGTTTGGGGAATGGGTCATGACTCAAGCATTTGGACTGATCCAAATTTGTTTCTACCTGAAAGGTTTTTAGAAGGTGAGGACAATTTGAGAGAAGATATAGGATTCAACCCTTTTGGAGCTGGTAGAAGAATATGTCCTGGCGTTCCATTTGCTCATAGGGTTGTGCATACCATGCTGGCAACACTCTTGTACCATTTTGATTGGAAGCTTGCAGATGGGCAAAAATCAGAAGCCATGGACATGACTGAAAAATTCATGGTTACTTTAAGCAAAGGAAAGCCTCTCATGGCTATTCCGGTCAAAGAATGA